In Catenulispora sp. MAP5-51, a genomic segment contains:
- a CDS encoding DUF6229 family protein — protein MPKTEVLDRADDVISSWLSSADESPAGPLYTGGKYAEADIVGAVVIITRGTCSSCTASRGGECC, from the coding sequence ATGCCCAAAACCGAAGTCCTCGACCGCGCCGACGACGTCATCAGCAGCTGGCTGAGCTCGGCCGACGAGAGCCCGGCCGGCCCGCTGTACACCGGCGGCAAGTACGCCGAGGCCGACATCGTCGGCGCCGTGGTCATCATCACCCGGGGCACGTGCAGCTCCTGCACCGCCTCGCGCGGCGGCGAGTGCTGCTGA